The Edaphobacter sp. 12200R-103 genome contains a region encoding:
- a CDS encoding cell wall metabolism sensor histidine kinase WalK translates to MPNIHTIVRKAEFESQDPNGGIRLISSRRCMVWGSAELLHSAIENVVRNAIRYTESGSAIEVRMECGDPSSGASVRLIVRDYGPGVPESELKNIFQPFYRITGARYRQSGGTGLGLAIADRVSGFTEEQFMPKTPRPTG, encoded by the coding sequence ATGCCCAACATCCATACGATCGTCCGTAAAGCCGAATTCGAATCACAGGATCCGAATGGTGGAATCAGGCTTATCTCGTCGCGCCGGTGCATGGTTTGGGGCAGTGCGGAACTACTCCATAGCGCCATCGAAAATGTAGTACGCAATGCCATCCGCTACACGGAAAGCGGAAGCGCAATCGAAGTTCGCATGGAGTGCGGCGACCCATCAAGCGGAGCGAGCGTCCGCCTTATTGTTCGCGACTATGGCCCGGGTGTTCCCGAGTCCGAACTGAAAAATATATTCCAGCCGTTCTATCGCATTACAGGCGCCCGTTATCGCCAATCGGGCGGCACCGGACTCGGTTTAGCGATCGCTGACCGAGTATCCGGATTCACGGAGGAACAATTCATGCCGAAAACGCCTCGCCCCACGGGTTGA
- a CDS encoding VOC family protein, producing the protein MLDLTPFLLFDGNCAEAMQFYQSCFGGELILTRLADTPMKAQFPLDQHQKITHGSLKSGRIEIAATDWLHPTRRPLQGNTTAIYVTGAGYDELSPIFEKLRKGAEPKLLVELREVPFGIYGRLTDRYGVEWFFRGEQATS; encoded by the coding sequence ATGCTTGATCTGACCCCATTCCTTCTATTCGACGGCAATTGTGCCGAGGCGATGCAGTTCTACCAGTCGTGCTTCGGCGGCGAACTGATCTTGACACGGCTTGCGGATACCCCGATGAAGGCTCAGTTCCCTCTGGACCAACATCAAAAGATCACCCATGGCTCTCTGAAGAGCGGAAGAATCGAGATCGCTGCGACAGACTGGCTCCATCCAACCCGTCGTCCATTGCAGGGCAATACAACGGCAATCTATGTCACGGGTGCTGGATACGACGAACTATCACCTATCTTCGAGAAGCTTCGTAAAGGCGCCGAGCCCAAGCTCCTCGTTGAGCTGCGCGAAGTGCCATTCGGAATCTATGGACGGCTGACCGACCGATATGGAGTGGAGTGGTTCTTCCGTGGAGAGCAAGCAACTTCCTGA
- a CDS encoding DUF2975 domain-containing protein, whose protein sequence is MLIGMGALALLLWEPHLEGRNAHATLFQIYFKDPFLAYAYIGSIAFFIALYQAFKLLGYAGRGEVFTQRSVKALRTIKHCAMTLVGFLAGAEAYFFLVQRSKEDIAGGVMMGLLLIFVSVIAGTMALVLEETLQSAVALKSENDLTI, encoded by the coding sequence GTGCTCATCGGCATGGGAGCTCTTGCTCTTTTGCTTTGGGAACCTCACCTGGAAGGCAGAAATGCGCACGCCACCCTTTTTCAGATCTACTTCAAGGATCCGTTCCTGGCGTATGCGTACATCGGATCCATTGCATTCTTCATCGCGCTTTACCAGGCTTTCAAGCTTCTAGGATACGCAGGAAGAGGCGAAGTTTTCACGCAACGCTCGGTGAAAGCGTTGCGAACGATCAAGCACTGCGCGATGACTCTGGTGGGTTTTCTCGCGGGAGCAGAGGCTTACTTCTTCCTGGTTCAACGCAGCAAGGAAGATATTGCCGGCGGCGTGATGATGGGGCTTCTTCTGATCTTCGTCTCTGTTATTGCAGGAACAATGGCGCTGGTGCTTGAAGAAACACTGCAAAGCGCTGTCGCTCTGAAATCCGAGAACGACCTGACGATATAG